The Streptomyces fungicidicus nucleotide sequence AGAGCTGTACGACCACGTCACTGGCGAGACTGTGTCGCCCACTCCAGCCCTCGTGACCGCCGCCCCCTCTCTGTCAGCAGCATGGTGGAGTGACCTGCGCAGGGTCATGTCTCGCCTTCCGGCGATCAGCACCGACCGCACGGCCGTCCGCCAGGCATACCTGGACCGCGCCATGCCGAAGTACCTCGCCTTCCTCGGCGGACCGGTCCCCACAGTGCCTCCCTCATGGTGCACCGCGCACGGTGACCTGCACTGGGCCAACCTCACCGGTCCCGACCTCACCATCCTGGACTGGGAAGGCTGGGGGATCGCCCCCGCCGGCTACGACGCCGCCATGCTGCACGCCTACAGCGTCGAAGTACCGGAGACGGCGGAGCGCGTGCGGCAGGAGCTTTCCGAGGTACTCGACAGCGAGAAGGGGTGCTTCGCAGAACTGGTGGTCATTACCGAACTCCTGCAGAGCGCCGAACGAGGAGACAACGTGGACCTCGTCACCGGTCTGCAACGGCGCGCGAAAGAGGTCTGGCACCGGATGAGGGCCGCTGGGGTGTCAAATTCTTCGTCGTCTGTCTGCGGGAGCATCTGAAGCTCGCTAGAGGTGATGCCCACTCGGATGAGTCGTGCAGCCTGGGTCGTCGGCTTTGGTCGCGCCAGGAACTCTTGCAAGCCCTCAACGTCAAGGGCGCCCCCGGTGGTGGGCTTACCGCGGTAGTCAGGGGTGTCGTGTAGCGATGTCGAACGCCTTCGGGCTACCCCGTGGGCGTTTCGAAATTCTTCGTTGCGGCCAGACTCAGCGTGGATGGGCATGAGTCGTAGGAGGTCTGACAGCTCGACAACGCGGTAGTCGCTTGCGTTCAGGCCCTTCCAGCCGTTGTCTATCACCAGTTGGCAAACAAGGATGATGGCGTCGCGAGCCCACTCGGGATCCTTGAGAGCCTTGACCTGGAAGCCGAGCCGCTTGAGCCAGGCCACGGACACGCCCCGTATCCGGCACCAAGCGGACGGGCTCCGGAACCCGACGCGACAGGCGGGGGCTCAAGGCTCGGGAGGTCAAGACCGAACGGCCGGTGCCCATCCCGCCCTTGCTGGTGGCGATGCTGCACGCCCACGTGCAAGAATTCGGCACCGCGAAAGACGGCCGGCTCTTCCAGAACGAGCGGGGCGGGCTGCTCGGTACCTCGAGCTATCAGCGTGTGTGGCAGGAGGCGCGGTCCTATGCGCTTCCCACCGGACAAGGTGGCATCGCCGCTTGAGCAACGGCCGTACGACCTGAGACACACCTGCATCAGCAACTGGCTGAACGCGGGTGTACCCGTTGCCGAGGTGGCCCGCCGAGCTGGCAACTCACCCGAAGTCATCCATCGCCGCTATGACGGCTACATCGACGGCCACGAAGAACTCAATAACCGGGGGATTGAGCAAGCCATGGGGTGGGAGGAGAGCACCAGGTGGCCCGGCGCAGCACGGCGGGCCTCGATGCCCACTTGCATGCCAACTTGATGCTCGATCTGTGACCGTGAGCACGACAGCGGCGGGACCCGAACGGGGTCCCGCCGCCGATATTCTTCCTTGCGCGGCGACGAATCACCGGAGTGTCAGGGAGAGATCCAGCCCTTCAGCTGATGACTTCGAGCGCCTTATCCGAGAGCAGTGAAGCCCGGGCGTTGAAGAACGCGACTGGATCGTCAGACCACGTACTGTCAGGCAGCATGGCCCGTTCGCAGATGTCACCGAACCTACCTGCGTCCATTCGCTCCCTGTAGATGCTAGGAGCCGCTCCACTTATAATTTTATTGTCGATGGAGGAAATGAAGGCGAAGTTGACCAGTGCGTTTTCGTTCACCGCCGGGTGAGCCTTCAGGAACTCTCGCGGGTAGATGTGGTGGTATTCGCTCCTGTTGTAATCTCGCAAAACTTCATCTAGAGCGATCTGCTGGCCACCGACAAAGCTAATCGGACGTTCTCGGGCGAGCAGCAGGATGAACGTTTTCGTGTTCACTGTGCCGATGTTCAGCGAATTCTCGAGGAAAAAATCGGGTGTGACGTCGCAGGTGAAGTCGCCTAGCTTTGACTCGTCTGGGGTATGGCGCAACTTGAACATCTCTTCGATGTCGGTCTTAAGGTTCCTCAGCACTCCACTGCTGTATCGGCGGGCGAAGCAAGTCCGCCAGAACCATCTCTCAAGTCTTGCACGTTGCTCACCCGTGGTTTTTACCGACTTGGATCCCTCCGCCGCGAAGAAAACAGACAACGGCACTAGGACGGTGCTGAAGGGCAGGCTTTTGATGCTGGCGCAGTGGAAATTCGTTTTGACGAAGTCGATGGCGCCCTCGATTCCGTTTCTGATCTCTTGGAAGCGTTTGCGTACGGAAGCGCCGTTCAGGCTCATCAAGGCCGCCGGACTGGCGTCACCGGCAATCACAGCGGAACAGCACCGCAGGAGCAGGTTGGGATCCTCGGAAAGTGAGTCGAATCCGAAGGGGCGTAGCTCGCTCCCGAGATGTTCGAACTGCTCGCGCAGGTCGAAATCTTCACTCCAGGACCAAGCAGCCAGCAACTGTAGTGCATCAATTGGGGTTCCGAGTCGATTCACTCGCTCAAATACGATCGCCACTTGACTCGGGTCGTCAGTCTCAAAGGTCTGCAGCGGAAGTGCAACCTGTAGAAATCTCTTTTGTATCCTATCCAGTCTCTCGGCTGTCACTTCGTTTAGGGGGCGAGTCTGGGCGCGATACGCCGTTGTGTCGAATAGAACTTTGAGAGGGAAGTGGCGTTCTTGGTCGACCTCGTCGTCTTTGAGCGCGAGGAACTGAGATTCTTGTGCGTCATCCGCGGCGCCCAAGTCGAAATAGATTGGCAGC carries:
- a CDS encoding phosphotransferase codes for the protein MSRLPAISTDRTAVRQAYLDRAMPKYLAFLGGPVPTVPPSWCTAHGDLHWANLTGPDLTILDWEGWGIAPAGYDAAMLHAYSVEVPETAERVRQELSEVLDSEKGCFAELVVITELLQSAERGDNVDLVTGLQRRAKEVWHRMRAAGVSNSSSSVCGSI
- a CDS encoding DUF262 domain-containing protein; this translates as MESLGIEDAMNGLVNGRIRIPAFQRGFVWDADRVAYLMDSLYKGYPYGSLLFWRTKKPLRTERAVGPYEIPVKDPEYPIDYVLDGQQRLTSIFGVFQTSLEPMEAEGWLPIYFDLGAADDAQESQFLALKDDEVDQERHFPLKVLFDTTAYRAQTRPLNEVTAERLDRIQKRFLQVALPLQTFETDDPSQVAIVFERVNRLGTPIDALQLLAAWSWSEDFDLREQFEHLGSELRPFGFDSLSEDPNLLLRCCSAVIAGDASPAALMSLNGASVRKRFQEIRNGIEGAIDFVKTNFHCASIKSLPFSTVLVPLSVFFAAEGSKSVKTTGEQRARLERWFWRTCFARRYSSGVLRNLKTDIEEMFKLRHTPDESKLGDFTCDVTPDFFLENSLNIGTVNTKTFILLLARERPISFVGGQQIALDEVLRDYNRSEYHHIYPREFLKAHPAVNENALVNFAFISSIDNKIISGAAPSIYRERMDAGRFGDICERAMLPDSTWSDDPVAFFNARASLLSDKALEVIS